One Bemisia tabaci chromosome 7, PGI_BMITA_v3 DNA window includes the following coding sequences:
- the LOC140225157 gene encoding uncharacterized protein, producing MPSKARRLKAKRKAQHAAKRSDVVFPTGTNDQDCNTLSTSLLIQGIDEKTIEKSFRKRAYDKVRKALSKCDPTEGENQPEREDDSPSCDLEGASGAKFGYVSLPEIADDNISDNGLCPHEIPLHFGHETNVNNDRTCHDSILSEKATPHLLKLTRSHSLAGEPRDSPPMICPETQVSQNLNYNCSPDLASVCLQDQLSSHPISGSYVQPQAPRASTMCDIVNVPHAPPHTESGQEHLSLEPLTPICRFMKKIRTRIGGEYRGIRVRAVPSADSLSVPADGNEEGSVVSSPPAKRPRLTNTDWYDELSQQENDFLVELSSPEISMHSEDEAVTSSHELFDCVTVASPRKKKPRLSNSESCDLLNQHENDLVVQLSGTDLSMDSGVEAVALSQDLSAQEFIESYAAEHSLSTSESESETVARNESLSIGVDSPVPTKRKRKLHFWGARKSRWYKKQYALIRKEVAKNVSEAFSSAGLLRRYNDDKNKKKRSSKQKSSSLGRKKKGRISSKGNGASMRKNAAPPPEDDLPNQNNFPPIRVGNTTAQEEVEKNIENPDSSAPRPGPVQTCSIDRIGEQPLSVSKRNHPSRLAARLSRPSTFRRNVPKARINRPIFNKTFKSFKVYSRGKLRRNVFILQSPEGMIEKNISSRLKGSQVSAAMEAETLVKWCMIHRKRLLAQFKSVHKELVSECDTRLTIARNLSKEDDCCAAILGPKQHTSFTESYFNELSYKAIPSARGPLIFDNEGVVQNVFRYWENARKSHKWPCESDVCKVNEADATNKVKKILSELSQSVVLKAIVLFIVSMNDCSNRVCVESPIKSGHTLSCRLDDGKGAPFVVLQNLGPHYPRVRSLLRQLQTLKRLLHKIDDLDFALYNGNVSELAAVAEAAKLKGGEFEVGGQKFVSEDEIQVKFQKSFKAHKKLMEDLPRNYCLCCERLMHLRSLKSVEKMKPIENQTWLEIFAYAVLTDACCDWICDYCHSKIQNNTIPPIASINQMEVPPIPPEIGCLNSFEKMFIQLVKAFQVVVKAGTVMNRKIPSAHLTSKVVGRTFHLPLPLELTLKRVLESGQTTLPNQELFILVRGLPTKNRKVWESVVNVTNVLRALQWLKKNNPLYEKVEIPKSAEELLRYLPDTETAPKSTAGRDRSTAESDPDEPDAECDPDEPDPDSGSDEPDADSDPDEPDSESDEAQPAPSEASLDTEISDDEPQNIQHGARNLSEKSVNQRAVHDSTGINAADVLAADLNVEEDLINNSTDAPQHHDSPQRSDSLNHELAREEPLLQADTSCPDADADQEVNNEPACFLEESNVSLDAGQGQIDGDEIVGAEAEETGPERPLRPGHRLNDSLPPLQNIAAMLTQRDKEDEFYAPYTIFPIYGKRENHRAKDLYQMLKIQEPSVNSRSAKLDAMCFPDLFPDGKNYFQVDREVQVDFTNFVHAKLFHRQPQFRKNTQYLFYLLNQATMRELAAGIYQVLNVVHGNMTASEFLKKMEAGEFSKDLTSVFSRVRNTEEYWKKPHSEILSMIETYGPPTFFLTLAPADYDDKDLEAYLKELDGDEKNTKQAAGLIAGDVGPVCRYYHQKLSAMLAFLAEPGGGPLGVIEHFVWRREYQTRGAPHWHTLLWVKDAPVLGKSSSEEVAKFIQDHITCEIPDKKTFPTLHAKVTKYQQHHCNNYCKRKKTYKNGVKTVCRFDFPRAARSTFELRDAPTAIAGRRNLVKNSRLYDLPRANGAERINDYNPATMLVWVGNMDLQYVGDKAAIIGKYISKYQTKAETSHMTDVFDSIASVEDVNRSLWNYGLRSLANRECGAFEAADTLMSIPLYRTDPDTTFKWVDTSILRSRRVKPKKEIEKMDPNDVDVFCPSIIDTHYPNRPCEMNDVCLYDYAKYWDIVKSRPIREPLPTFYPYGQKYVRKRKRPHIIQHYRCDPKQKPEQYFYSLLLLFKPWRRIGALKGQYDTYTEAFDAEKHTLQEAMKYHEKVSEIIAAHDAVTELIEAKCREFGEENPELPDDNLLGPEALEFRRVEAQRAMQDFHDAANLQPEHDLAWLESQLNPDQRRVYENIKGRLSRYVTSHEKNPDDYEAKDPMRKFVSGVGGTGKSYLIKALTQWVKQELKRKIALTAPTGAAASEIKGVTVHRLLQLPVEHGDSLKYTRLSDHVLEILRAELEGVVLIVIDEISMVSSMNFMMIHLRLSEIYDCHEKAPFGGINILAVGDLLQLSPVKGRFIFQKMTDREFKKHFSGGVNINLWTEYFKDYDELLINMRQQSNPEFCQLLDNARLGICTAENQETLRSRLFSFKSSDPDERADELASFVLSKEKEGLCLMPEKAMCNVLNRKALSKLPGEEIHFVAEDSIECKLTDKNRALAKLQKLEEDATRTAGLEKLIVIKENAKVMLTKNMDVPTGFVNGTTGAAQNIVVDSNKRPRAVTLRTEQDSLEMREPEVGKFELQPGIFVHRKQFPLRLSYAGTIHKSQAMSMDTVIADIGNRIFCAGQSYVALSRVRTLEGLHLINFDPEKIKAHKAAIAEYNRLRQMTPHLKHLVMQYSTHRNKHLPDNQWAPKNAKAPNIYGNSPTPKKGASATHWPAFVNSDGVSSFANANLQCLLSYEPVRNSLRSSSGMTSLRAVAKQFQFKQKVSLSSEGIRQELGHRFVEKQEQNPSLFLHALVERSETLQGMCKFALIIQKKCKTCDTKSVDILDEYILRLPPTGQNKNKVTELLENILSWSPISNSTCSTCKRNSEVQCSELQKLQDVLFVEMPLWEKKPDGRLVKNTKFRSPALQTTTITVGGHRYRLHGALFHHGPNFETGHCDALVVSGRKFISADDCNVAVGRWPKGSVDAQLLFYRRVDPSNIGPRQKKPAPVKDATDKTVPPAPSAVAKRGGEIPPQTRSDKTARKRLKLDATIASTESRSKNVAPNATTAGPLSDAPKRSHAPPLLAQKSDLSTFPRFQNMPENGSKVSCYANATLQALLSLEPLRSALINYPSRSALRDLANLYHTYRRGLLSAYTVRIETDEKFMLAQQQCAREFMDYLILHNAALMDSTKFTEVLELKCADCSTVRPIESTQYILSMPIRGLQSNIQGLYSALSAWSPNDDIRCENISADGQRCSGKCFSRTVVRNPGNVLAIQILRTTEIQEGIFVKNDRFQVTELPTKNLTLGADRYELHANVRHHGSSIESGHYTTVIQTAGQYVEADDESIRSYDWCSNQGCSSAYLLIYTKLQP from the coding sequence ATGCCAAGCAAAGCTCGACGATTGAAAGCCAAGCGGAAGGCACAGCATGCTGCTAAGCGATCTGATGTTGTGTTTCCTACAGGTACTAACGATCAGGATTGCAATACTCTTTCAACCTCTTTGTTAATTCAGGGAATTGATGAAAAGACTATTGAAAAATCCTTTAGAAAAAGAGCCTACGATAAAGTACGAAAGGCTCTTTCAAAATGTGATCCTACCGAAGGCGAAAATCAGCCTGAACGGGAAGATGATTCACCATCCTGCGATTTGGAAGGAGCCTCTGGTGCTAAATTTGGATATGTCAGCCTTCCAGAAATTGCAGATGACAACATATCAGATAATGGTTTGTGTCCTCACGAAATACCACTCCATTTTGGACATGAAACTAACGTTAATAATGACCGTACTTGTCatgattcaattttgagtgaGAAGGCCACGCCTCATCTCCTAAAGTTGACTCGTAGTCACTCTCTTGCTGGGGAGCCGAGAGATTCTCCTCCAATGATCTGTCCAGAAACTCAGGTCAGTCAAAACCTCAACTACAACTGTTCTCCTGATTTGGCGTCTGTTTGCCTCCAGGATCAGTTGAGCAGCCACCCAATTTCTGGGTCTTATGTTCAACCCCAGGCTCCTCGTGCTTCCACCATGTGTGACATTGTCAATGTACCCCATGCACCTCCTCATACGGAGAGTGGTCAAGAGCATCTTAGTTTAGAGCCTCTTACTCCTATCTGTCGATtcatgaagaaaataagaacGCGGATAGGAGGAGAATATCGGGGTATTCGAGTCCGAGCCGTTCCCTCAGCAGACTCTCTCTCTGTGCCTGCCGATGGTAACGAAGAAGGCTCGGTTGTATCATCTCCTCCGGCAAAGAGACCTAGGTTAACAAATACCGATTGGTACGATGAACTAAGTCAGcaagaaaatgattttcttgTCGAACTTTCCAGCCCAGAAATATCTATGCATTCTGAAGATGAGGCTGTTACTTCCAGCCATGAACTCTTTGATTGCGTCACCGTAGCATCTCCCCGGAAGAAAAAACCTAGGTTGTCCAATTCCGAAAGCTGTGACCTACTAAATCAGCATGAAAATGATTTAGTAGTCCAACTTTCCGGTACGGACTTATCTATGGATTCTGGGGTTGAGGCTGTCGCTCTCAGCCAAGACCTCAGCGCACAAGAGTTCATCGAGTCATATGCTGCAGAACATTCACTTTCCACTTCAGAAAGTGAATCTGAAACTGTAGCTCGAAATGAATCTCTCTCTATTGGAGTTGATTCTCCGGTGCCAACAAAAAGAAAGCGAAAACTGCATTTCTGGGGAGCCAGAAAAAGTCGGTGGTACAAAAAGCAGTACGCTCTGATTCGCAAGGAAGTTGCCAAAAATGTGTCGGAAGCATTTTCCAGTGCAGGGCTTCTCAGACGCTACAACGatgataagaataaaaaaaagcgtAGCTCCAAGCAGAAATCATCTTCTCTTggtagaaagaaaaaaggaagaatttcATCTAAAGGTAACGGTGCATCCATGCGTAAAAATGCTGCTCCACCGCCTGAAGATGATCTTCCGAATCAAAATAACTTTCCACCGATAAGAGTAGGAAATACCACCGCTCAAGAGGAGGTGGAAAAGAATATCGAGAATCCTGACTCCTCTGCACCTCGACCAGGGCCTGTCCAGACTTGTTCGATTGACAGGATCGGTGAGCAGCCACTTTCGGTTTCAAAGAGGAATCATCCTTCAAGGCTAGCAGCCCGACTTTCGAGGCCCTCTACGTTCCGGAGGAATGTACCGAAAGCCAGGATTAACCGACCgattttcaataaaactttcaaaagtttcaaagtttaCTCCAGAGGTAAATTAAGAAGGAATGTCTTCATACTCCAATCTCCCGAGGGtatgatagaaaaaaatatctcttCTCGTTTAAAGGGCTCTCAAGTAAGCGCAGCGATGGAAGCCGAGACCTTGGTTAAATGGTGTATGATCCATCGTAAAAGGTTACTCGCTCAGTTCAAAAGTGTTCATAAAGAGTTGGTGTCTGAATGCGATACTCGACTCACCATCGCTAGAAATCTCTCGAAAGAAGACGATTGTTGTGCCGCCATTTTGGGCCCCAAACAACATACCTCGTTCACTGAGAGTTATTTTAATGAGCTCTCTTACAAGGCCATCCCTTCAGCTCGTGGTCCCCTCATTTTCGATAACGAAGGCGTTGTTCAAAATGTCTTTCGATACTGGGAAAATGCGCGGAAATCTCATAAGTGGCCTTGCGAAAGTGATGTCTGTAAAGTGAACGAGGCAGATGCGACAAATAAAGTGAAGAAAATACTTTCCGAACTATCTCAGTCTGTCGTTTTAAAGGCAATAGTCCTTTTTATCGTGAGTATGAATGATTGCTCCAATAGAGTGTGCGTTGAGAGCCCTATTAAATCAGGCCATACGCTATCCTGCAGACTCGATGACGGTAAAGGAGCTCCGTTCGTCGTGTTGCAGAACCTGGGGCCTCATTACCCTCGTGTAAGATCATTACTTCGTCAGTTGCAAACCCTAAAACGACTCTTGCATAAGATTGACGACCTTGATTTTGCATTATATAACGGAAACGTATCCGAGTTGGCCGCTGTGGCAGAAGCAGCGAAGTTAAAAGGCGGAGAGTTCGAAGTGGGCGGACAAAAATTCGTTTCCGAAGATGAAATCCaagttaagttccaaaaaagctTTAAAGCCCATAAGAAATTAATGGAGGACCTCCCGCGAAACTACTGCTTGTGCTGCGAGAGGCTCATGCATCTGCGAAGTTTAAAGTCCGTCGAGAAGATGAAGCCGATCGAGAATCAGACGTGGCTGGAGATTTTCGCATACGCGGTACTAACAGATGCGTGTTGCGATTGGATCTGTGACTACTGTCACTCGAAAATACAAAACAACACCATACCTCCGATCGCATCCATCAATCAAATGGAAGTTCCTCCGATTCCACCAGAAATTGGATGTTTGAACAGCTTCGAGAAAATGTTCATTCAACTCGTTAAAGCCTTCCAAGTTGTGGTCAAAGCGGGGACGGTAATGAACCGGAAAATACCGTCGGCCCACTTAACCTCCAAGGTTGTGGGGAGGACTTTCCATTTGCCGCTGCCCTTAGAACTTACCCTTAAAAGAGTTTTAGAGTCAGGGCAAACAACTTTGCCCAACCAAGAATTGTTCATTCTAGTGAGAGGTCTTCCCACCAAAAACAGGAAAGTCTGGGAGTCCGTGGTGAACGTCACTAACGTCTTGAGGGCTTTACAGTGGCTGAAGAAGAATAATCCGTTGTACGAGAAAGTCGAAATACCGAAATCGGCTGAGGAGCTATTGCGTTACCTCCCAGACACAGAAACGGCTCCGAAAAGCACTGCGGGAAGAGATCGCTCAACCGCAGAATCTGATCCGGACGAGCCTGATGCCGAATGTGATCCGGACGAGCCTGATCCAGACTCTGGTTCGGACGAACCTGATGCAGATTCTGATCCGGATGAGCCCGATTCGGAATCCGATGAGGCACAACCTGCACCGTCGGAAGCTAGTCTGGACACAGAGATCTCTGATGACGAGCCGCAAAACATTCAGCATGGCGCAAGGAATCTATCAGAAAAGTCCGTCAATCAAAGAGCTGTTCACGACTCAACAGGAATCAACGCGGCAGATGTCCTTGCTGCGGATTTGAATGTTGAAGAGGATTTAATAAATAATTCCACCGATGCACCGCAACATCATGATTCTCCGCAGAGGAGCGACTCTCTGAATCACGAACTTGCCAGAGAAGAACCTCTCTTGCAGGCAGACACTTCTTGTCCGGACGCGGATGCCGATCAAGAAGTCAATAATGAGCCTGcttgttttcttgaagaatcgaACGTCTCCCTTGACGCTGGGCAAGGCCAAATCGATGGTGACGAGATTGTCGGAGCCGAAGCCGAGGAAACAGGTCCAGAAAGACCTCTCCGACCTGGTCACCGCCTGAATGATTCGCTGCCACCGTTGCAGAACATAGCTGCCATGCTTACCCAGCGGGACAAAGAGGATGAGTTTTATGCTCCTTACACTATTTTTCCCATTTACGGTAAGAGAGAAAATCATCGCGCCAAAGATTTGTACCAAATGTTAAAAATTCAGGAGCCCAGCGTTAACTCGAGAAGTGCCAAGCTGGATGCGATGTGTTTTCCTGATTTGTTCCCCGATGGGAAAAACTATTTCCAAGTGGACAGAGAGGTCCAAGTCGACTTTACGAATTTCGTTCATGCGAAATTGTTCCATCGGCAACCTCAGTTCAGGAAAAACACGCAATACCTCTTCTACCTGTTAAATCAAGCCACCATGCGAGAGTTGGCGGCTGGCATTTATCAGGTTCTGAATGTGGTTCACGGTAATATGACCGCCTCGGAGTTTCTGAAGAAAATGGAGGCAGGAGAATTCAGTAAGGACCTGACGAGTGTTTTCAGTAGAGTACGGAACACGGAAGAATACTGGAAAAAGCCCCACAGTGAAATTTTATCAATGATCGAGACGTATGGGCCGCCCACTTTCTTCCTCACTTTGGCACCGGCAGACTACGATGACAAAGATCTCGAGGCGTACTTGAAAGAACTCGACGGAGatgaaaaaaacaccaaacAGGCAGCAGGTCTCATCGCAGGTGATGTAGGTCCTGTCTGTAGGTATTATCATCAGAAGTTATCGGCTATGCTAGCTTTCTTGGCAGAGCCCGGTGGAGGACCTCTGGGCGTCATTGAACACTTTGTTTGGCGCAGGGAATATCAAACCAGAGGAGCTCCACATTGGCATACCCTCCTTTGGGTGAAAGATGCACCGGTGCTGGGCAAGTCCTCCAGCGAAGAGGTAGCCAAGTTCATCCAGGATCACATTACTTGTGAAATTCCGGACAAAAAGACTTTCCCAACGTTACATGCCAAGGTCACTAAATACCAGCAACACCATTGTAACAATTACTGCAAGCGGAAAAAGACTTATAAAAACGGTGTTAAAACAGTATGCCGCTTTGATTTCCCTCGCGCCGCTCGGTCTACTTTCGAACTGCGCGATGCACCTACCGCTATAGCTGGTAGGAGAAATCTGGTCAAGAATTCGAGACTGTACGATTTGCCTCGTGCGAACGGAGCCGAACGTATCAATGATTATAACCCTGCCACTATGCTCGTTTGGGTGGGCAATATGGACTTACAGTACGTCGGTGACAAAGCCGCCATAATTGGCAAGTACATCTCCAAGTACCAGACCAAAGCTGAGACTAGTCACATGACGGACGTTTTCGACTCCATTGCCAGCGTCGAAGATGTGAACCGAAGTCTGTGGAATTACGGGCTCAGATCTCTGGCGAACCGCGAGTGCGGGGCCTTCGAGGCTGCTGATACTTTAATGAGTATACCGCTTTACAGAACAGACCCCGATACAACTTTCAAATGGGTCGATACCAGTATCCTTCGCAGCAGGAGGGTGAAGCCGAAAAAAGAGATAGAAAAGATGGATCCTAACGATGTTGACGTGTTCTGTCCTAGTATAATCGACACCCACTATCCGAACAGACCGTGCGAAATGAACGACGTCTGTTTGTACGATTATGCGAAATATTGGGACATCGTTAAGAGTCGACCGATCAGAGAACCACTCCCTACCTTCTATCCTTACGGGCAGAAATATGTGCGCAAAAGGAAGCGACCGCACATCATCCAGCACTACAGATGCGACCCGAAACAAAAGCCAGAacagtatttttacagtttactgtTGCTATTCAAACCGTGGCGAAGAATCGGTGCGTTGAAAGGTCAGTACGACACCTATACGGAGGCGTTCGACGCTGAAAAACACACCCTTCAGGAGGCAATGAAATACCATGAAAAGGTCTCCGAAATCATCGCTGCCCATGATGCAGTAACCGAACTCATAGAGGCCAAATGTAGAGAGTTCGGAGAAGAGAATCCAGAACTGCCGGACGACAACTTGCTAGGTCCTGAGGCACTGGAATTCAGACGCGTGGAAGCGCAACGGGCAATGCAAGACTTCCATGATGCTGCAAATTTACAGCCCGAGCACGATTTGGCATGGCTGGAATCGCAGCTGAACCCTGATCAGCGTAGAGTCTACGAGAATATAAAAGGAAGATTGTCTCGATACGTCACGAGTCACGAGAAAAATCCTGACGACTACGAGGCGAAGGACCCGATGAGGAAATTCGTCTCCGGTGTTGGAGGGACTGGAAAGTCCTATTTGATAAAAGCTCTCACCCAGTGGGTCAAGCAggaattgaagagaaaaattgcgTTGACGGCACCTACTGGTGCAGCTGCATCCGAAATCAAAGGAGTCACAGTCCACAGGCTGCTTCAACTGCCTGTAGAGCACGGCGACAGCTTGAAATACACTCGCCTCTCCGATCATGTTCTGGAGATATTGAGAGCAGAACTGGAGGGCGTAGTTCTCATAGTCATCGATGAAATCTCCATGGTCTCGAGTATGAATTTCATGATGATACACCTGAGACTGTCCGAGATTTACGACTGTCACGAAAAAGCTCCCTTCGGCGGCATAAATATACTAGCCGTAGGAGACTTGCTTCAGCTGAGCCCGGTGAAGGGGCGGttcattttccagaaaatgacCGATCGAGAGTTTAAGAAGCACTTCTCCGGTGGCGTCAACATCAACTTGTGGACGGAATATTTCAAAGACTACGACGAGCTCCTGATCAACATGCGGCAACAAAGTAACCCAGAATTCTGCCAACTGTTGGACAACGCACGTCTCGGTATTTGTACCGCTGAAAATCAAGAGACTCTTCGCAGTCGCTTGTTTTCCTTCAAGAGTTCCGATCCCGATGAGAGAGCGGATGAACTGGCATCTTTTGttctcagtaaagaaaaagAGGGACTATGTCTCATGCCCGAAAAAGCAATGTGCAACGTTTTAAACCGAAAAGCACTCTCGAAGTTACCGGGAGAAGAGATACATTTCGTCGCTGAAGACTCGATCGAGTGCAAACTGACGGACAAGAACAGAGCGCTCGCCAAGCTTCAAAAGTTGGAGGAAGATGCCACCCGAACAGCTGGTTTAGAAAAACTGATTGTCATCAAAGAGAACGCCAAAGTCATGCTGACAAAAAACATGGATGTTCCCACAGGCTTCGTGAATGGTACAACGGGAGCCGCACAGAATATAGTTGTCGATTCGAACAAGCGCCCCAGAGCTGTAACCTTGCGGACGGAACAAGATTCCCTGGAAATGCGGGAGCCCGAAGTGGGGAAGTTTGAACTACAGCCAGGCATATTCGTTCATAGAAAACAATTTCCTCTAAGACTCTCTTACGCAGGAACGATCCATAAAAGCCAGGCGATGTCCATGGATACGGTCATCGCAGATATTGGAAATCGTATCTTCTGCGCCGGACAATCTTACGTTGCCCTGTCCAGGGTCAGAACCCTGGAAGGCTTACATTTGATCAACTTCGATCCAGAGAAAATCAAAGCCCACAAGGCGGCTATCGCTGAGTACAATAGACTCCGACAGATGACTCCTCACTTAAAACATCTGGTCATGCAGTACTCTACGCACAGAAATAAACACCTCCCGGATAATCAATGGGCACCCAAAAATGCGAAGGCCCCAAACATTTACGGTAACTCTCCCACTCCCAAAAAGGGAGCGTCCGCCACTCATTGGCCAGCCTTCGTAAACAGCGATGGTGTTTCGAGCTTTGCAAACGCTAATCTACAATGCTTACTCAGCTACGAGCCTGTGCGAAATTCATTGCGGAGCTCAAGTGGAATGACTTCTTTGCGAGCTGTCGCCAAGcaatttcaatttaaacaaaaagttTCGCTTTCCTCCGAAGGTATCCGCCAAGAATTGGGGCATCGGTTTGTCGAGAAACAGGAGCAAAATCCTTCCCTCTTCTTGCACGCCTTGGTCGAGAGGAGTGAAACCTTGCAAGGGATGTGCAAATTCGCTTTGATAATCCAGAAAAAATGCAAGACCTGCGACACCAAGAGCGTCGACATTTTGGACGAGTACATTCTGCGATTACCACCTACGGGACAGAACAAGAACAAGGTCACGGAATTATTAGAAAATATTCTCTCTTGGTCCCCCATTTCGAACTCAACATGCTCTACTTGCAAGAGAAACAGCGAGGTTCAGTGCTCGGAGTTGCAGAAACTGCAAGATGTACTCTTCGTAGAGATGCCACTGTGGGAAAAGAAACCTGACGGAAGGCTTGTGAAAAACACCAAATTTCGATCACCGGCGCTTCAGACGACCACTATCACAGTCGGTGGTCATCGCTACAGGTTGCATGGAGCATTATTCCATCACGGCCCGAATTTCGAAACAGGCCACTGCGATGCTCTTGTCGTGTCTGGCAGGAAATTCATATCAGCCGACGATTGTAACGTCGCTGTAGGAAGATGGCCGAAAGGGTCTGTCGATGCTCAGCTCCTCTTTTACCGCAGAGTGGACCCATCCAATATTGGTCCGAGGCAGAAAAAACCTGCTCCGGTGAAGGATGCTACGGACAAGACTGTTCCCCCAGCGCCCTCTGCTGTCGCCAAACGAGGTGGGGAAATTCCACCGCAGACAAGATCTGACAAAACAGCTCGAAAGCGACTGAAGTTGGACGCTACAATCGCCTCAACAGAGTCCAGGAGTAAAAATGTCGCTCCGAATGCAACCACTGCCGGTCCCCTTTCGGACGCACCGAAGAGGTCCCATGCTCCTCCTCTCCTCGCCCAGAAATCGGACTTGTCTACTTTCCCAAGATTTCAAAACATGCCAGAAAATGGGAGTAAAGTGTCCTGTTACGCTAATGCAACATTACAAGCTCTGTTAAGTTTAGAACCTCTGAGGTCTGCTCTGATAAACTATCCCAGCCGCAGTGCGTTGAGAGACCTTGCAAATCTTTATCATACCTATCGAAGAGGATTGCTTTCTGCTTATACCGTTCGTATCGAAACGGATGAAAAGTTCATGCTCGCTCAGCAGCAATGTGCGAGGGAATTCATGGATTACTTGATTCTCCATAACGCTGCGTTGATGGATAGTACTAAGTTCACAGAGGTATTAGAGCTGAAATGTGCAGATTGCAGCACTGTCAGACCTATCGAGTCCACCCAATACATCCTTTCCATGCCAATACGAGGATTGCAAAGTAATATTCAGGGACTCTACTCCGCCCTAAGCGCTTGGTCTCCGAACGATGACATCCGCTGTGAGAATATATCAGCGGATGGCCAAAGATGCTCGGGCAAATGTTTTAGCCGCACAGTCGTACGAAACCCAGGCAATGTGTTGGCCATTCAAATTCTCCGCACAACTGAAATTCAGGAaggtattttcgtgaaaaatgatagATTCCAAGTGACAGAGCTTCCGACAAAAAATCTTACCCTCGGGGCAGATCGGTACGAATTACACGCAAATGTCCGTCACCATGGTTCGAGTATCGAGTCTGGACACTACACAACTGTAATTCAGACCGCTGGACAGTACGTTGAAGCGGACGATGAGAGCATAAGATCCTACGATTGGTGTAGCAATCAAGGCTGCTCTTCCGCGTATCTCTTAATTTACACCAAGCTCCAACCGTGA